The DNA segment tgcggcttcgccggagCTTTGATTTGGGATTTtaatgctttgtagtttggtttgaaactataattgtggtttgtaatattttattatgatgttttgaacagttttgtattaaactaagaaaaattctggtacttagttatatgactttcgttatctgctgcgtgtttcctTTTATACACTTGTTGCTtgttcacacacttggcacttggcaacaaggtggtgacctgtgatgtcatcatccggacgtctcgatttttccgtatccgtacgtgggatttgggggcgtcacaactagGTCTTCAACCATAGGGAGACAAAGAGGTTCTCCTAGCTAcacatgagaaaataaaaatgcaatcaTAGCACCCTAGTCTATtgcatcaaaataaattatccTTCTCAATTTCAGACAAATTGTGTGATGCTTAGCTTCTGACATGATTTTATTCTTCTTGGGAGTTCTATAAATAGCACCCTTCATCCCTCACTTTCATCCATGCCATCTTTAGAAGCATATGAGCATTTTGTGAGAGAACCTCCCTAAACACTAATTAAGAGAGAAACTTAGGGACCTTCCAAGAGAATTGGTTGTGAGCGACCCCAAAGTTTCGGATTGGTAAGTGATTCTACCATGAATTTTTTGTTGGAGGATAGATTAACATGTTAAGTTTTGATTCATGGTATTAAATTGGGGTTTTATGTTCCATTAAACTTCTTGATTTCAACCTTCACTATTTCTCTTgccatttttttccctttagaCTTGAACCTAGCTCTGATACCTATTGTTAAGAAAAATAGTGAACCCACACACAATGATAACGAGAcagacaataaaataaatatgaagacATATGAATCAAGCACACAGACATGAAACAATATTTAACATAGCTGGGCAGCGTGCCTACATATATAGAGTTGCAGGGAATTTTATTCCAAAGGAGATTACAATCACACAGAGAGTTATAAGAGCTTCATTCTAATCACACAAATCTCAACTATCTCtctttaggatttttttttgtcaCAATATTTTCTACATCGTTTTTTGCCTCTCTCTATTCAATTTGATACATCATGAAaaaacataacatatatataacaaacGGCATTGAAAACCCTAATATGGAAAAATAGGGTTCTTTGctcgagcgagtgtcgagcaGACCATGAGTGAACAACCAATCCAACATTGGCTTGAGTGGATTGTTGAGCGGGccttgaatgaaatatttatctaaGCTTCACTCGAGTGTAGGTCGAGTGAACAATTAGTCTATGCGTTTTTCCAGCTCAAAAATCCAATCAAGCTCTGTAACCTAACAACGTGGTGGAGTGGAGGGGCTCGAAGTAGAAGATTAAGGGCAACAACAAGGAGTTGGGAGGAAAGCTAGGGTTTGATTTTGGGTAGGGGAAAATGTAGGGTGGAAGAGGGACGATGCCATGTAAGACAATCCTTATGTTGAAATGGTGCCATTCAGATTAATTTTCAATCTAAACTTCGCGGCTTCAATAGaagtgtattttaaaaaaataaaccgaATTGAGTGAATGACGTTGTTTCACGCAacttggtttatatatatttgtaactaaacaatgcaatttaaattcatattcAATCTAAACCGTGCCATTTTCATATTACCtaccaaaatatttttctcctatttgattttcttggaaaataaattaatagatagaaatgatataaaatagtaaaattaaaattaagtaagctctttaattttgattatctaactaactcattaataaaatcattgattataattttattaatgatgttAATAGTTGCTAACTTAGTACTCAATATTATGTGTATGAATTATGATAGTTAATTCATAACAGCCTATCTATTATAGTTAATGCATAACAGCCTATCTTAAAATTAATAGATATACGGTCTCGGCatccatattttatatatggatTATCTtgaagttttaatatttttacccataaaaaaaataattgtcatAGTCCATGGCCAGATAATTCATACTTTCAACTTAGgtatcttacaaaaaaaaatgtaccTAACTATTTTAATTAGGTGTAGAGATTAGAGTATGTATCAttgcatataatattatgatttatcatataatatgttAGTTAAGTGTTAATAgcatattagttaataattaatagtatatttagcattttatatgatcaatagttataggttagatgaaaattacataattttttttttttttgaattgaaaGTTTGATTCATTAAACTGTCAATACATAGCTAGGTCAGTCTGATACAATGGCTGGAAGGACCTCACATGGTACCTCATCTACCCACACACATTCGGTACCTAAGGATAGAGCTAACTTGGTAGCTGCATGTGCTGCACTATTGCCCTCTCTCTTTACAAAAGCTACAGACCACCCAGGTTGGGCATGCACCACAGCCTTGATGTCCTCTATCACTTGTCCATCCCACGATGAGTTAAATGATCTGGAGTTGATTGCTTCCACTACCATTTTTGCATCACCCTCCAGCTGCACCTGAGTGAGTCCTAGTTCACTACACAGAAGGGTTGCTCTAAGCGTGGTCAGATTCTCTGTTGCACTGGCATTCTTTGTTAACTGTCTGGGGGCAGCAAGTATCACCTGCACCTCTCCTCTGAAGTCTCTCACTACAACACCAATTCCCACCTTTCCTCTTTTAGAATCCACTGCTGCATCCACATTCACCTTCAGATAGTCATGGCTTGGAGGTTTCCACACGGTTCTCATTACCTCTACTGGCcttgtttgattctctcttggtttTTCGTGAGCCAATGTGACTGCCTCTGCATCTAGCATTGCCTGCTGGATCAATACACATGGCCCCTtgaattttccttcaaaaacCATATCATTTCTTCTCCTCCACAGGCTGTACAGCACCTCAGCTACTATGTGGAGCTTTCCTTCCTCTAACTTAGACTGGAACTCAGACCACAGTGTTGTGAAATCACCATAGTTTCTTCCCCACTTTCTGACTGGACTGCAGTCCTCGCCCCATACATCTATTGCTGCAGGGCAATCCCAAGGCACATGTATGtctatttcttcttctctgtTGCACATATATAGGACATGTTGAGTTATCAATGACCCTTCTCTTGAAGAGAATACTCCTTGTGGGAAGTATTCCATTGAGAGCTTTCCACAGAAATAGTTTAACCTTACCTGAGTTTGTTAAGTAAGTTATATATAgctactatataaaaatgggTTTTGCTTACACAACCTCCTAAACCACACACCACACATGttgtagtattttttaaaattttgtttctaCTAAACTAAAAGAGttgtatttttagaattttatttttacgtgtatgaagcaaattatcgagatctaggttaatatttaattatatgtttctgattatttaatctcttttttattttacataaatgtgtCATATGATAGAAAAGTTGgctcactttaaaaaaaaaaaaaaaaaaaaatgctagttCCGCCACTGTTCCTATCAATTAATCCAAGAGAAGATGACCGAAACAATGAAATCTAAGTTTTCAAATCCAAATGTAAATTGAATGATTAGTATGACGTCGTATAAATTGGATCCAAACCCAcagaattaaaaatttttaaatcaaatagtATCCCAATGAAGTTTTAGGGAACATTTGTCATAAATAGCGAACTGCATCGATcgtatatattataacataatCTTATCTAAAATATAATGTTGGAGAAATACAAGTCCAATTCTCACTTATTCGCTCATGAGTTTAACTAGCTAGGTAGCTAGATACGATGTCTAGAAAAGCATCATCATAATGTGGCCTATTAATGCCATTGAGATCAAGCAAGGCGCAGATCCTGAGAACCAAATCCCCCAGCATCATGAAGATTCAGATTCTGCAGCCGGAATGCAAATAAGTTGGAGGCACCATTGGCCATAGCAACTGCGGATCCATAGTCTGCAGCTTCATTGTCCACCAGTACTAGTCCATATTGAGATTCCTCACATTTTGCTCTCTTAAATTAAGGGCaccagaaagagaaaaaaaatcatgatcatttagatactatatacatatatgtatatgtatatatgagtTGAAACATAAAACGAAAGATTTAacagaaaaagttgaattgagacaAACTCATTTCCCCAGCTAGCCTTACAAGATTGAGCTGGAGATCTTGCTGTATTTTGTCCAAGTTATTGATCTGCAACGAAGGATGAGAATAATGGTGTTCTAAAAAGCAGCTTAGAAATGGAAAATCTGGGGGGGACTATGAAGCATAAATCGAGAAAGAAGTTAGCGAGGACTATTGAATTTACAAACCTTTTTCTTGTATTTATCGGTCTGGCCTTTGATCACATGCAACTGCGAAGGATACATGAAGCTTGGATGGTTAGCTCAAAAAGGTTTTGATACTCCAAAATATCTATACATCTCCATTGTAGAAATTTAGCTAGACAGAAAACGCAGACAAATTCATATGCAAGAAAGATTGgcgaaaataaaatgatgaagatAATTACTAATTCCGTTTCACGGTACATTTTCTTCCGAAGAAAGTTCAAGGGATACAGGTCCAGATCTCAAGGATTCTGAGCTCCAAGGTACAGCGAAAGCACTTTAAAAGGGAACCATAGGCAATTGGATtctattcattttctttttataaatacctatatatatctttagaaGAGTTCCAAGAATGCCAAATAAAACCCACCCAGTTTGAACTGTACCTACCACAAATTTGATCCCTGTTTGAAAATAACAAGAATAATTACcgtttaattagttttatacaCATTATTCACAatttgaaaaatgctatttatataccttttatatcatgTCAAAGAGATCTAGACCATGTTGTTCTACATCTTTGTTTTTATCATGCATCCAAATCATGTTTGTTTACAAGTAGTACTACAGACTGTCTACTTACTCTGGGGATGGAATAAAAATCTAACCTTTCGTGCGCGTATGACGTCCACGGAAGTAGACACCTTATGCTCAAGAGCATGGAGCTCGACCAAGTTCAGACCGTTCAGATCTTGACCCAACCTGTGCCTGTCGAAACCATACCtgaattagctacacatgaaaAACTTAGGCGCTGTACGTATCGAGCATGGGGCTGTTTTTAATCTACCAGATCATTGCTTTTCCCCTCATGTTTTACCTTATCTCCCTGCTTAGTCGATTGTTAATATCCTTCAGATTCTTCAACTGTTCTAACATTTTCTGCAGTCACAAGTACGCAGAACCAAACCAGAAAGAGAAACAATGAGGAAAcctttaataatataaatagactcaCATTCACAGATCAAAACTAGAAAGAGATGGGAGAGATTAACCTCGTAGTGTGAGCTCCACAGATCGATCCCCAAAGCCTTTTGGTACCGATCATAGATCTCCTTTGTCCTAGTTGAGAAAGatatatcaaaacaaaatctaTCTACTATGCTTTCATTCTTCAAAGAACaacaaaaggagaaagagagagagagagagagagatctgaaaGCTTTATCTACGTACGTTATGTTGGGACTGGTATACTCGTGCAACTTTCTACTGGTGGAGAACATGATGAGGGAGACCTTAGCATCGCAAAGAACTGTAAGCTCCTGAGCTTTCTTGAAAATACCATTTCTTCGTTTGGAGTAGGTGACCTGCCTGTTCGTGCGGTTCTCTATCATCTTGATCTCTATCTTTCCACGGCCCATCTTCTctcttgtttttccttcttcttcttctccaagAAAACTGATCTAGGAGGCCGGAGTTCCAAGAGGGCGTTTGAGAGCATATAGGTGTTGAAGTGAAAGAGGAAGACGAAGATAGAAAAGAATAGGGTTTCCATATCGGGTAATGGGTGTTGAAAGTGAGGTTGTAGTGTAACTGAAAGTGTAGACACTGAATCGGTGCAGAGGATCGTTGGGCTGGGGATGGTCTGGGTAATATTGGCCTGATAACGTGTGATGTCGATCCGTTGCTTTTGACCGGCCAGTACAGGACTTTGAATTCTATCGGTGGCCCTTTGATCCTTACATTGGGAAGGGTGCATTAGTGCATGCTTAGAGCGTCCGCTATTTATACGGCCTCTCCTCTCAAATTTAACCTTCACATTTGAGTAAAGAAAAAAGCTACTTGCACTTCGGAGGGATAACCCCGGTGTACACGTGCCTCCATACGGATAAATGAAATGCTACGTTTCATATAATCAGCTGCTATGTTTAATcttgaaattctttttttttttttttttgtttgaaaagagATACTTCATTTCCTTAAAAAGACATTACAGACATTTCACTTCTTACAATCTGTTGAATACAAACTGGCGTAAGTTCAAGTTCTAACAAATCATTCGAAAGTGTGAGAGCATTTCTGACCAAAGTATGGGCTGCCTTGTTGCCTTCCCTCCTCGCGTGAATTGCTGACCATGTAGCAAAGGTGTTCAGCTCCCTCTTGGCATCTTCCACTACCAATCCACCGTAGCTACAGTCAAGGACACTGCCACTAAGAAGCCTGATGACTTGTACAGCATCTCCCTCGACTACCAGATTAGAAACACCAATATCCTTACAAAAGACCACACTCAACATTAAGACATAAGCTTTCCCACTAAAAGGATTCAAATTCAGCTCCCTCCTGGCCTGAAGAGTACTGATGCTTCTTCCCATGTGATCCCTCAAAATGGCACCAATCCCCACTAGTCCCCGAGCAGTGTTGATGGCTACATCCCAGTTCAACTTGTAGTAGCCTGCAGGGGGTTGGATCCAGACACTAGCTGACCCCTCACCATGACTGGCTGGACAGGAGCTTTGGTGGTCCTTGCTAGACTTGTAGGCCTCTATTTCATCCAAGGCTTTGCTTAGAACCTAGTTTGGGTGCATGAAACCCTTCCCATGAATGAATCCATTTCTTCTGGTCCATAGAGAACGACATATTACTGCCACTTCCATTAGCTCCTCCCCTTGTAGTTGTTGACTAAGAAGGCCCCAGGTTTCCTTAAAGGAAACACAGTTTAGGCTCAGCTTTTGGATCTTTTTCCTGCACTGACTCCACACATCCCTAGCAGCCTCACAGCTCCAAAGGGCATGCTCGGTTGTCTCACATTCTAGCTTGCATACTGGGCAGTAACTTTCTGTGACAATGTGTCTTCTCATCAAGTTTTCCATGGTAGGTAAGGCCTCACTACATGCTTTCCACACAAACATTCTGACTGCTGGAGTAGTTGGTAGCTTCCACAGGGTTTTCCAAACACTAGAAAGAGGATCAAGGTATGAGGACCCCCCCGTTAGTTTGGACTCCATCTCTCTCTGAAGGTGATAGGCACTGCTGACAGAGAACTTACTGTTTTTAGTACCATTCCACACTAATTGATCATCTCTCCCACCAGTGCTAATTGGAATAGACTTGATGGCATCCACCTCATTTGTAGAGAACAGGCTATTGATGACTGGTTCTTTCCATTGCTTCAGATCCGGGTCAATAAGGTCTGCTACTAATGAAAGGGTTGTTTCCTCAGGCTTGATGGATTGTATCTTGTATGTATGAGGTTAAGGGATCCACTTTTCTTTCCATATGCTCACCCGTGTCCCATTACCAATTCTCCACACCAGTCCCTCCTTTAAGAGTTGTAGGCCACTTTGGATGCTCCTCCATGCATAGGATGGCCTGCTGCCCAGCATTGAGTCCAAGAGTGCCCTATTGGGAAAATACTTTTGTTTGAGAATCTGAGCTGGCAGTGAGCTTGGAACTTGTAGTAGGCGCCAGCTTTGTTTTGCCAACATAGCAAGATTAAAGCTCTTGATGTCCCTGAATCCTAGACCACCCTTCTCCTTTCTCAGGCTCAACTGATCCCATTTAACCCACTGGACCTTAGTATGGTCCTCCTCaaaaccccaccaaaacttccttAACAGTTGGTTAATTCTCTTGGATATTGACACTGGGAGCATGAAGATGCCCATAGTGTAGGTTGGGATAGCTTGTAGGACAGCCTTCATAAGTATTTCTTTCCCTGCCGCTGACAGAAACTTAGTCTTCCAGTTTGTAATCCTTTGCCATGTCCTATCGATAAGAGAATGGAAGGCTGCCCCTTTGGATTTGCCCAAAACAGCAGGTAGGCCGAGGTATGTCTCAAAAGAGCCAGATGCTTTAACTCCTGATATGTTCAAGATGTTGGTCTGGATCTCAGTAGGAGTGTTGCTACTAAAGAAGATGCTGGTTTTGTCCTTGTTTATCACCTGCCCCGAGGCCTTCTCATAGACTTCTAGTATGTACAACATCCTGCTCCACTCCAAGGAGTTGGCCTTACAAAAAAGCAaactgtcatctgcaaagaacagATGGTTAACACGAATGGGCCCAGTTCCAATTGGTATACTCGAGATGCTGCCCTTCAATTCAGCTTGATTCAAGAGGCATGAAAAGGCTTCTGCTACCatgataaaaagataaggagagaGGGGGTCTCCTTGTCTAATTCCTCTTGATGGATTAAAAGAAAGGGTGGCCTCTCCATTAACTAGAATAGAGTAAGAAACTGAGGTGATGCAGGCCATGACTAAACCAACCAATCTTTGATCAAAACCCATCCTTACCATAACAGCTTTAAGGAAGTCCCACTCTACTCgatcataggctttactcatgtcTAGCTTGAGTGCCATATAACCAGCTCTACCCCTCATTCTTGTTTGCATAGAATGGAGTGTCTCGTATGCAACCAGTACATTATCAGTGATGAGTCTACCGGGAACAAATGCACTCTGGTTCATTGATATTATCTCAGGAAGAACAACCTTAATTCTGTTTGCTAATACCTTGGCAACTATTTTGTAGCTGACATTACACAGGCTGATTGGTCTGAAATCCGTGACTCTCTTTGGGTTCTTGACCTTTGGTATCAGTGAAATGAAGGTATCATTCACACTAGATAAGGTACCACCttggtttaggatggcaagagcaAACTGGCAGGTCTCTTTGCTTATGTTATCCCACTGAGTTTGGTAAAAATGGGCTGGAAACCCATCAGGACCTGGGGATCCAAGTGGGTTCATCTGGGACACAGCCTCTTTAACTTCTTGCTCTGTGAACTTGGCCAGCAACTGGGTGTTCATGCTGTTGGTTACTGTTGGATTCATCCCTTGGAGGCATTCCTAGAATTCAGATGGACCTGAGGAGGAGAAAATGTTAGTAAAATACTCATGAAAAACCGATGCTATCTCCTTCTTGCCTTCAACTGTCTGCCCATTTTGGTCCAGAATCTGTGTAATGgagtttgttttccttctttgattGGCTTGATGGTGATAGAATTGAGTATTTCTGTCACCATGCTTTAACCAATGTTGCttagccctttgtttccatttttgttcttcttcattCAGGGCCTGTTCCACCTCTTCCTACAGCTGTTTGATTGTTCAGCCATGGTTGCCCATGTCATCATCTTGTAGGTCAGCAATTCTCTTCATCTTCTGCCTGAGTGAGCCTTGCTCTTCTTTCCTTCGGGTTGAATTCCAATGCTGCAATGCCTTGGAGCAGTTGGCCAGCTTGCCACTGATTACTGAACTACCCCCTGTTGCCTTTGACCAGGCAGCTTGAATAATAGCAGTGCATTCTGTCTTTAAGGACCAGGCAGCTTCAAACCTGAATCTTGAGAAATTCCTGCCACTTTCTAAAGACCTACTGACTAATGATACTACTAGAGGAGAGTGATCTGATTTTATTGTAGGGAGTACCATACATGTTGCATTATGAAACCTCATATTCCATTCTTCATTAGCAAGCCCCCTATCGAGTCTTTCCTTTGT comes from the Carya illinoinensis cultivar Pawnee chromosome 8, C.illinoinensisPawnee_v1, whole genome shotgun sequence genome and includes:
- the LOC122274574 gene encoding uncharacterized protein LOC122274574, which encodes MEYFPQGVFSSREGSLITQHVLYMCNREEEIDIHVPWDCPAAIDVWGEDCSPVRKWGRNYGDFTTLWSEFQSKLEEGKLHIVAEVLYSLWRRRNDMVFEGKFKGPCVLIQQAMLDAEAVTLAHEKPRENQTRPVEVMRTVWKPPSHDYLKVNVDAAVDSKRGKVGIGVVVRDFRGEVQVILAAPRQLTKNASATENLTTLRATLLCSELGLTQVQLEGDAKMVVEAINSRSFNSSWDGQVIEDIKAVVHAQPGWSVAFVKREGNSAAHAATKLALSLGTECVWVDEVPCEVLPAIVSD
- the LOC122319164 gene encoding agamous-like MADS-box protein TM6, which translates into the protein MGRGKIEIKMIENRTNRQVTYSKRRNGIFKKAQELTVLCDAKVSLIMFSTSRKLHEYTSPNITTKEIYDRYQKALGIDLWSSHYEKMLEQLKNLKDINNRLSREIRHRLGQDLNGLNLVELHALEHKVSTSVDVIRARKLHVIKGQTDKYKKKINNLDKIQQDLQLNLRAKCEESQYGLVLVDNEAADYGSAVAMANGASNLFAFRLQNLNLHDAGGFGSQDLRLA